The Telopea speciosissima isolate NSW1024214 ecotype Mountain lineage chromosome 11, Tspe_v1, whole genome shotgun sequence genome includes the window AAAAGGCCTTTTTttatgctgattgggctggcaaCAGTAGTGACAGAAGATCCACAGGGGGTTATGCCATTTTCCTTGGACCGAATCTTATTTCCTGGACATTGAGGAAACAAAAGACAGTGGCCCGATCGTCCACAGAATCTGAGTACAAGGCTCTAGTTGATGCCACCGCCGAGCTCATATGGCTAGAGGCATTGTTCAAGGAATTACAGTTTCCCATTCGGTCACCGCCTATCCTATGGTGTGATAATCTTGGTGCGACGTATTTGATAGAAAATTCGGTGTTTCATGCTCgcaccaagcacattgagattgatTTCCACTTCGTACGCGAACGAGTGGCTAGTCGGAATCTCTCTGTGCTGTTCATCTCTACCTCTGATCATTTAGCGGATATTCTCACCAAAGCACTGCCCACTACATGCTTCTAGTTCATGCGCGACAAGCTGAAGGTCCGCCAAGTCTCCCcttcaccttgagggggtgtattgaccgaATAAGGAGTTCCCATTCTTGGGAACTCAATATTCGGTTATCCCATATTATTCTCACAATATTCTCTCAAGATTTCCATATCACATGTAATCAGTTTTTCATATCACATGTAATCTCATATGATCTCACTTACTATGTATCAGCTCAATCACATTGTCATTATATATTTCACCTCTCTATTGAGAGATAATCAATGAAGAACGAATCCTATTTCCATCAATATGAAGCTGCTGCCAGGCGATATTTTGGTAActtcttaatttatttattttttctccaaGAACATTATCATGTTAGGGTTTGAGTAAAGCTAGTCATTAAGTAGAGCTAGGGTGCCCAAATACCCATAAGTCTCCACATCGATGTAGGATTATTACTTCGGCCTTGTAAattttgttattggtgaagcctaatcACAACCCAAAAAGTGCTGTGGGCAATCTTTGAAGGGCCGTTTCAGCTTCGAAACGTGCCAGAAAAGCCTAAAAGTgcatttcaacatatgttgtattctggtccaaaccagatcgggtgggtcttttgggcttctaggggtatttatgtacttttctgGGGTAGGGCTTCCTTATAAAATGTTATTATCTCGTTAAGAGGGTAAGGTGAGACTTGAGGGTTTATAATTTGCTTCACAAAAATAGTGAAAACAGTTCTATCGCTCGCCGTAGACGTAGCATACCAAATTGGGGGTGAATCACGTAAAATCTGATGTTGTGtgtttatcttctcttctttttcgttttcttctgcaaaatccctatttttggacgttgtttttctaacaaatTTGACCAGAAATCTAGTGGATTTCGGACGAATCAAGCCCatcatgagttttttttttttttttggtagaggcCCTTCATGAGTTAGATAATCGAGTTTTGAAATAGTGGTGTGACGACCATGCTGGTTCTCTCATTATTAATTTATCTTTTCTATATTTCTTTAGATATTGTGGAGGAAATTACAAACAAGAAAATACAATACATCAAAGGGGCAGACGAATATGGAAAAACTTCTCTCCACTATGCAGCAGAATTTGGGGAAGAGTGGATAGTAGAGAGGTTGATAAAGAAATTTCCTTCCAGTGCATATACGTTGGACATAAATGGTCACTCTCCACTTCACATTGCAGTTTGGAAATTCAACCTTAAAGCAGTGAAAGAGCTGATTAAACATTGCCCAGATAGTATGGAGCAGGTAAGCCAGAAAGGAGAGTCCATTCTTCATTTTGCAGTGAAGAGTGAAAGGTTGAGAATGGTGATCTATGTTGTGGATATATTGGGTCCTGAAGGATTGCTAAACCAACCAGATATGTATGGAAATACAGCTTTCCATGTTTCTGCTAATCTCACTTCTAccaggaaattttttttatttggcatTCGATGCAAGGCAAGATCCATGGGCACTTAACAATGAACAGCAGATAGCTTTTGATATTCAAGACCAGCAACCTCGAAACTCAGTATTTTCCACGGTATGTTACCGATCAAAAAGCCCATGTCTTTATACATTCTTGTGTGTTTTATGTTGTACCCGTTAAGAACAGCgctttgcaaaagaaaaaataaataaataaataagagaatCACACACACATAACACAAAGAGGCCTAAAGGAATCGACCCACCTTGCACATTAATCTACGTTACTAGTGGGGTCTTGAAAAACTAGTGGGTCCAAGATGGGGGGTTTGGAGGTGGGAGTACTCGAGAAAACTTTTTAAGTTACATgggtattttgataaatttCTAGTATTTAGGGTTTCACTATATATTTGAAGAACCGAGAATTCTTTCTCCAATAATCAGTCTGATAGAGAAGTGTGAGAACAAGCGACTTTAACCCagcctattctccattgatagtacTGAAGCAAATCTCATCTCATTTTAAACGTATATTCTTGTATTCGATTATGTGATTGTTTatttgtgatttccattcttttttgcaactatatatatatgttcctTGCTGATGTCAAACATGTGGGTCAAATTTATACGAGCACCGAATTGGAGACTATGGATAAAGAAGCTTGAGAAAGAAGAGCAAGAGACTTCAACCATGATTGAATCATACAAGCAAATGACAAACACTCTAGGGACAGTTGCAACACTCATTACCACTATTACCTTTGCATCTGCTTTACAAGTACCTGGTGGATTCACTAGTAGTGGAGATAGCTCACTCCCTGGAATGGCTACTCTTGCAGGAGATCAACTCTTTGAGAATTTTATGATAGTTGATACCATAGCTATGGGACTCTCCTTAACAGCTATGTTTCTCATATTCTTTGGGACCTATTTTAATGACAAGAAATTTATACTTTTTATGGAAGCTGCCAGAATCTTGACATTCTTGTCATTTCTATCGACTGCAAAGACTTTCAAGGAGGGTATGGCTGCAATGTTGCGAAGTGGTGATCTCAAAAATCTAATCACTGCTGGATATGGAATATGgtggtcaatttttttttgcaataattGGGTTTATCATATTTGTTTACCCTATACTGATTCCTATCACTATGTTTGTTTACCAATCAACGCCCCATCATCTTAGACAACAGCGTGTTGGATGTGACAATTTTCCACACATTCTTTATTATGTTCATCTTAGACAACAGCGTGTTGGATGTGACAATTTTCCACACATTCTTTATTATGTTCAACTGTATATACAATACAAAAGATGAAGCTTCTAGAGCCATCTGATAGTGACACGTAACTGCAATACAAGTGTGACATAGATATCTACGATACATGAGATGTATAACCGTGCATATGTGTCACCTCTCCTTAACACGCTCCCGCAAGCGCAACGGATCGGAGACCGTCAGCTTGTCCCATAGACAGAGAACGCGTGCATGGGAGACCTTTGGTTAGGAGATCTGCCAGCTGGTCATGTGTGGAGATAAACCAGACCTGCAACCGCTTGGCGGCAACCAAatctcgaacaaaatgaaaatcaatctTGATGTGCTTCGTCCGAGAATGGAAAACTGGATTGGCTGTCATATAAGTCGCACCAATATTATCACAATACAAGACTGGTGCAGTGGGAAGATAGACATCAAGTTCTCCAAGCAAGGAGTGTAACCATACAAGCTCTGTTGCCGTGGTGGCCAACGCACGATACTCAACCTTGGTGGAACAACGTGCCACAGTGCGTTGTTTCCTGGAACACCAAGAGACTAGATGGTCCCCAAGATAAATCCCGTAGCCCGTAGTGGAGTGGCGGTCATCAGGACAACtggcccagtcagcatctgaatAGGCTGTGAGGCAAATGGAGGAGGAGTGACCAAAAGCCAGGCCTAAGGAGATAGTGCCCTTGAAGTAGCGTAAGATGCGCTTGACTGCAGCCCAATGAGAATCTGTtggggcatgcatgaattgcGCCACCTTACTAACTGCATAGCCAATGTCGGAAAGAGTAGCCGCCAAATATTGCAACGCTCCCACTGTCTGCCGATAGAGGGTCCCATCTGGTAATGGAACCCCGGTGGTAGAAGAAAGGGGCTGCCTAGTAGCGACCGGAGTCGCGATGACCTTGGCACCATCCATTTTTATCTTGGCCAGTAAATCAGATATATACTTCCGCTGAGTAAGTAGAAGGCCTTGCGAGGTACAGGTggcctcaatacccaagaaataccTCAGGTCACCAAGGTCTTTAATTGTAAAAACAATAGATAAAGCCCGATACAAATTTCTAATGGCAGTGGCATCATTGCCCGTGAtaaggatgtcatccacatatataaGGAAATAGATCACCACCGAAGCAGACCGATACACAAAGAGGGATGTATCTGTACGGGAAGCCACAAACCATGAGAAACAATAAAGGTGCTCAGCTTGGTGTACCAAGCACAGGGAGCCTGTTTGAGGCCGTAAAGTGACTTGCGAAGGTGGCACACATGAGTCGGATATGTGGTATCGACAAAGTCCGGAGGCTGGGTCATGTACACGGTCTCAGTAAGGTCCCCATGCAAAAAGGCATTCGAGATGTCGAGTTGACGGACCGGCCAATTGTGGGTTACCGCCAATGAAAGGACAACACGAATCGTAACCGATTTAACAACCGGACTGTAGATCTCATCAAAGTCAAAACCCGGGCGCTGGTTGAAGCCCTTTGCTACCAAACGTGCTTTGTAACGTTCAACTGTCCCATTGGGGTGGCGTTTTATTcgaaacacccatttacaacctaTGATATTCCGAGCATCGTGAAGTGGGACAAGAACCCAAGTCCCATTCTTTACTAGAGCGTTGAATTCATCTTGCATGGCAAGGCGCCAGTGAGAATAGCGAGCTGCCTGTGTATAACACGTGGGCACTGGAATCTCCAAAATACCACTGGGCGATGGTGGATTTGTAACATGCAGATTCAATCTATTTGGTGGGGCTCTTATAGAGCCAGATTGGAGAGAGTGACCATTTGGTGGGAGCTGGTCACAGCAGGCCCACAGCAAGCATGGGAAGGGCCCAGTTGGGCAGGCCCACCAGTGGGATTATTACACATTATGGGTCCCGGTTTTCCAATATTACAAACAGTAGCACCAGTAGGGGCCGAGCATGCCCCATCAACATTTACATTAACACCAAATACAGAACCGACATCAATAATAGCACCCACATCAACAATAGCAACTAATGCAGTTGTGTCATCAACAATAGCACCTGATGCAGCCGTGTCATCCACAGCAGGCCCATGAACACCTGCAGGCCCTTGAACACCCGCAGCACTAGAACCCGAAGTAACCATAGTGCCAGCCCCATTGCCTTGGGTAGATGTGCAAGGTAGAAGAATAGACACAGGTGACAAAAGCCAAGTAGAAACTGGGAGAGGAGCAGGCTGGGAGGATCGAAGGACAGAGAATGGAAATTGCTGTTCGTCAAAAACAACATGACGCGAGATATAAGTCTTACAATTGGAGGGATCATAGCAGAGATACCCTTTGTAAGAGAgggaataaccaagaaaaacacatggCCTTGGAGCGAGGTTGGAGCTTATTCTTGGCAAACGGTCGGAGACAAGGATAGCATAGGCTACCAAAGACACGAAGGGAATCATAATCAGGAACTGTATGAAAGAGAACCTGAAAGGGTGAAAGCTGGCCCAGAACAGCTAAAAGGATTCTGTTGATCAAATAAGCTGCTGTCTGAAAGGCAACAGACCAGAATGTGTTCGGCATTCTAGCCTAAAATAACAGGGCAAGGCTGGATTCAACGATGTGCCTGTGCTTACGCTCGGCAACACCGTTCTGAGCCTGGGTGTGGGGACAAGACATGCGATGGGATATACCACTGGCAGCCAAGTGAGGAATCAACTTGACAAATTCCCCTCCCCCATCTGTTTGTAGGGAAATAATGGAAGTACCAAAGAAATTTTCAACAAGTGCCTTAAAACGAATGAATACAGCAAGAGTATCAGATTTGGTTTTCAATGGGTAAATCTAAGAATACTTGGAAAAATCATTAATCAAAACCAAGTAATAATGAAATCCATCAAAGGAAAGTATAGGGGATGGACCCCAAATGTCGTTGTGTACAAGTTCAAGTGGCTTAGTGCTAACAGAAGTAGAAGAAACAAATGGTAACCTGTAACTGTGAGAACAGCGACACGCATCACAGGTGGAGATGGCATCAGCAGCTGGAGCAGTAGGTAGCATGGAAAGAATGCAGTGAACACGAGAGAGCGTGGGATGGCCGAGCCGTCGATGCCAATCCGTTATTGTAGAAGTAGTAGGTGAAACAGTAGAGAATGCAGCAGCAGatgatgaaggaagaagagacagaCTATAGAGGCCATTGTCACTCCGGCCGTGACAGAGGCTCCTGtgagtaagggtgttaaacggtccagtTTCGGTTAAATGTTTCGGTTCAATTCggttttgactgcttgagggtagaaaccgtaaccagaccgtttaactaaacggtctcataatcaaaacctagACCGTTTTGTAAATGGTTTCGGTTAAATTGTTTTTTAACGGTTTTGGTTAGACGGTTACTAAATGGTTTCATAAACCATTTACGACTAAGTCTAATTTACACTGGTTACCTGCtgcattttttaataaaaaataggggCCTTTAGCAGTGTACATAACCATTAAGGAAgacaaatataaaaattaagaatgaaataGGAACAACCGAAGCCATGGTTAGAGCTTCAAAATGCAAAGACCCAAGCACATAACAGTACGAATCAATAGATCCCCAGGGACTAAGGTTTTTAAACAGTTagacggtttggttataatcgattttaattggattacacggtttgaaaccgttggattaatcggtctaaatcgaaccgaaccgattaAATAAACGGTGTCATTTATAAAACCATAACtagaccatttaactaaacgatcTACTGGTTTTGATTTAAACAGTTCGATTTGATttcggtaaacggtttcggtttggttttgacatccttacctGTGAGTCTGGCAATCCTTGACAACAAAGGAACCAGATGAGAACTCAAAATACACACCATTATCAGAACAAAATTGTGAAAtagatgatgagcacatttatgtgtgaaatcttagggcataaagcatacattttaccacattggacagagttactcgctactttcttgtgcttttcaggttgtaagtgatttcttgtgaaaatagagaagatgatgttaagaaaatgtttttaagcagtttagaggtgttaatggcttagatgcgtagcccatcgagtcagcttcgcaacggtttaaatgGCAcatgattctgagttgaaacgaagaagttacggtcgtttccgtaacgaagcgcgaaaatggtctataggggtttatttgcaattattgacagtcggcctgagacaaagtgaagcaaaagttcagattctaggggtcttaacgcaataaccagaagttatatttcctgtacccgaaagattccatttggagggctctggacagtccaacttcaacttgagatatcttgggctcccgaactccaaattggacaaattttgggtcttttttgggtgatttttcgcaaggaacacaatggtgaggcctatataaacactccatgctccacgtttcctgaaggacagaatgggtattttatttattcttgaaggaatcctagttatcacccttactctctctctcctccaacttctcaagggcacttctgaaattctacttgggatagatttattttgaaagatattctctcacctatggaaagttgaaaagtcaaagcatctttgattttattgcttggagaagatatttacaaagaaaatgaagcacttgttataattggaagtttacttttctagaaatagaagttctatgtaaacaattttctcttcttcttctttctattttttttccttttttcttaggattcaaggcattgtaaaagagaaaggagaagagaattttctcttttcttaaggaatatttctcctacacttccctcttctttcttctcttctcttccccctataaataccccttgccctttgggttgtaagaagttagttttttagttcaatttttagttagtttctagttcaattttaattcagtttttagtgtaatttttagttcattcacttagtaaaatttcttttcttcttctccttctaagttgtgatttttggcttttctaagttccagtttgcttttttattttcatttaatagttgtaataggtttagtttatgctttaatttcaatttgtcttcaattgggttgtaatttcttaattctagtttaggttttaagccttctagtctaagttcttaagttgatgacaagacttgaagatttagaagaggaggccaaggtaagtttatgaagtattcaagcttttcagttacattcatgcaagcacatcccggttttactatctaaactctcaatctcattctcattctccctctcctctatctctctctatcttcttcttcttctccctctatttcttttatttttttttatatggttgtggtatgtggatgcacttttattcccttatttctttttatgtgattatgaagtgtggatgcgtttttgttattccttccaatttatgttagtttgataggttagatgttcatgtgttaggatgccaatttaatcccttaattttgttagatgcttatgagttaagatgcattaattttcattagtttaattaatttaat containing:
- the LOC122646189 gene encoding ankyrin repeat-containing protein BDA1-like — protein: MKNESYFHQYEAAARRYFDIVEEITNKKIQYIKGADEYGKTSLHYAAEFGEEWIVERLIKKFPSSAYTLDINGHSPLHIAVWKFNLKAVKELIKHCPDSMEQVSQKGESILHFAVKSERLRMVIYVVDILGPEGLLNQPDMYGNTAFHVSANLTSTRKFFLFGIRCKARSMGT